The DNA window GCGGAATCGCGAAAGGAAGGTTCCGTCTCATGTTTGCAAACGCATCCGGAAAGGCCGCGACGGCGGATTCCTTCACGCGTTTTGCCTCATGATTCGCGCTCCGCGGCTGCGAAATCGCCGGTAATGAGCATCGATTACTGTGGTTCGGCACGGAGGGCCAAATGATCGAGATTCGCCGCCAGAAGGTCGAAGAAGTTGAAGAGCTCGACCCCAAGCAGGTTTTTGAGGAATCGTTTATCAGCCAGGACGAGGCTATTGAGCGCATAGCCGCAAACGGTACCGCTTGGCAGTTTTTTGTGGGAGCGGGCGTAAGCCAGAGCGCCGCGATGCCTACCAGTCAGGAGATTGTGGACGAAATCAGCGTAAGGCAGTACGAGCGCACCCATCCCGCGCAACGCGGTTTGGTTAAAGCAGCGGACATCGTCGACTGGCTTTACAAGGAAAAGTGGTTCAACAAGGACTACCAGTACATTTCCTGCTTGGAAAAGGAATATCCGGCCAACACGCTGCGCAAGGAATACTTCAGCAAGCTGATGGAAGGAAAAGATCCTTCCCCGAGCCACTTCACGCTTGCGCTTTTGGTCAAGTTCGGCAAGATTAATCCGTTGCTTTACACGACGAACTGGGACACTTTGCTTGAAGACGCATTTTACCTGCTTCGTGGAGTCACCTGCATAACGATAAAGGATATAGACTCGCTGCCGGAGCTGAAGCGCGACCAAAGGCACTACGTCTGGAAAATCCACGGCTCGATTGAAAATTACAACGTCACTTATCTCCGCGAGGGGATGGGCAAGCTTCACGACGATACGAAGGCCAAGCTGATAGAAGGATTAACCGACCACGGCCTGGCGGTTGTAGGTTACGCGGGGCTTGAGTACGGCGTGATGAACACCTTGATGGATATCACAACCGAATATCCGCAAGTGCTCAACAAGGGGCTGATCTGGGCTTTCAAGGACAACGTAAAGCGCCCGCCGGTCCAGTTGATGCAACTGATGGTCAAGGCCAAAAAAGCGGGCAAGGATTTCAAGATTTTCGAAATTGAGAACTCCGACGCCTTCTTCGAAGACCTGGGCAAGCGTATGGGTATTCCAACGATTGAAGAGGAAATGAAATATACCTTCAGCTTCTTCAACCACAGCCCATACACCGACCTGAAACCACGCGCCGGATTTTCACTTCCCAAGATTACCGATTTCGTAGATCGCGACCTTATAGACGAAGGCTTCCTGATCAGCGATTTCAACGAAATCCTCGAGATGAACAAGGGCAATTTCCGAGACATTTTCAAAAAAAGAGTGGACCGGGAACGCGAGCAGAAGGACTTCGAGCAGCGAATGCTGGTGAATGCGTTCAACGAATTAAAGCGCGGCAACTATCAGCCTGCGCTGGGCAAACTGGATGAAGTTCTTAAACGATTCCCGCGCTCGGAGAACGCCTATTTCGGCAAGGGCTGGGGGTACTTTGGCTTGGGCAACTACGCGGAGAGCATCAAATGGTTCAAGCAGGCCCTGGAGCTCAACGAGTCTAACAGGTCAACCTGGCTGGCGCTCGCGCTGGCCTACAATATGTCGGAGGACAGGGTCGAGGAAATCAAATGCTGGACAAAGGTGGCCACCTTCAAAGGAGAAGAGGACTACATGTTTTACAACAAGGCCCTGGCCTACCATTTCCTGGGGGACCGGGAATCGGAACGCGCGGGGTACCGTGAATGCTTGCAGCGGTACAAGCGTCACGCGGACAGCTGGTACAACTTGGGCATTATCTACTACGAGGACGATTTCATTCTGGATGCGCTGGCATGCTTCCAAAACGCTTACGAAGCTTCCGTCAAACATTCGTATGCGTGGTACAACTCCGGAATCATCCTCGGCAAGGTGGGCCAGAACAACCGCGCCCTTGAATACATCGAAAAGGCGTACGAACTGCGCCCGGACGTGGATATCCTTTACAACCGGGGCTGCGCGCTGGTGAACACCAAGCGCTGGGAGCCGGCGATCGAGAATTACGAGTATTACCTGGAGCATTATCCGGACGACCATTACGCGGAAAACAATCTCGGCCTGTGCTATTTCTTCACGAACGAAATCGAGAAGGGCAAAGCGCTTTTCGACAAGTTCATCTCGCACAAGCCGGACGAAGCAAAGGCATATTTCAACCGCGCGAGATGCCTCTGGAGACTTCGCAAGCTGGAGGAAGCACTTGTGGATTTCAACAAGTGCATCGAGCTGGAAGCGGAATACGACATGGCCTTCTATATGAAGAGCCGGCTGCTTCACGAGATGGGCCGTTACGACGAGGAAATCGAAGCGCTGTCATACTTCCTCTCGAAAAACCAGGACGACCATCGTGCATGGTACGAGCTGGGTCATGCATATCGAGCGCTTGCGGACACCAAGGCGGCCAAGGAAGAGCGCAAGCCGCTTTGGGAAAAGGAAGCGGAATCGTATAACCGCAGCCTTTTGATCGCGCCATTGGCGAATGAAATCTGG is part of the bacterium genome and encodes:
- a CDS encoding tetratricopeptide repeat protein, encoding MIEIRRQKVEEVEELDPKQVFEESFISQDEAIERIAANGTAWQFFVGAGVSQSAAMPTSQEIVDEISVRQYERTHPAQRGLVKAADIVDWLYKEKWFNKDYQYISCLEKEYPANTLRKEYFSKLMEGKDPSPSHFTLALLVKFGKINPLLYTTNWDTLLEDAFYLLRGVTCITIKDIDSLPELKRDQRHYVWKIHGSIENYNVTYLREGMGKLHDDTKAKLIEGLTDHGLAVVGYAGLEYGVMNTLMDITTEYPQVLNKGLIWAFKDNVKRPPVQLMQLMVKAKKAGKDFKIFEIENSDAFFEDLGKRMGIPTIEEEMKYTFSFFNHSPYTDLKPRAGFSLPKITDFVDRDLIDEGFLISDFNEILEMNKGNFRDIFKKRVDREREQKDFEQRMLVNAFNELKRGNYQPALGKLDEVLKRFPRSENAYFGKGWGYFGLGNYAESIKWFKQALELNESNRSTWLALALAYNMSEDRVEEIKCWTKVATFKGEEDYMFYNKALAYHFLGDRESERAGYRECLQRYKRHADSWYNLGIIYYEDDFILDALACFQNAYEASVKHSYAWYNSGIILGKVGQNNRALEYIEKAYELRPDVDILYNRGCALVNTKRWEPAIENYEYYLEHYPDDHYAENNLGLCYFFTNEIEKGKALFDKFISHKPDEAKAYFNRARCLWRLRKLEEALVDFNKCIELEAEYDMAFYMKSRLLHEMGRYDEEIEALSYFLSKNQDDHRAWYELGHAYRALADTKAAKEERKPLWEKEAESYNRSLLIAPLANEIWLDLGISYNNLGKYEDAIACFERIIRTELRNPEVYFNWGLSLDNLEDFLKAIEKYDRAIKLQPDHVRSWLNKGTILAKLEQYAKAIDCYDEVIKVDPDNQAAWQNKALALIPLKEWNKAKAVISEGMKKFPDDHMFPLNYAYLTTFTHEKEVGQIMLWKAGAINPDVLKKAEKNPELSSLFPLSQDVEQKAKEYFSRMGGS